A single genomic interval of Hevea brasiliensis isolate MT/VB/25A 57/8 chromosome 4, ASM3005281v1, whole genome shotgun sequence harbors:
- the LOC110654005 gene encoding 40S ribosomal protein S11 — MAEQTEKAFLKQPKVFLSSKKSGKGKRPGKGGNRFWKSIGLGFKTPREAIEGTYIDKKCPFTGTVSIRGRILAGTCHSAKMMRTIIVRRNYLHFIKKYQRYEKRHSNIPAHISPCFRVKEGDHVIIGQCRPLSKTVRFNVLKVIPAGSSGGGKKAFTAM, encoded by the exons ATGGCAGAGCAG ACCGAGAAGGCATTTTTGAAGCAGCCCAAGGTATTCCTGAG CTCGAAGAAATCAGGGAAAGGAAAGAGGCCTGGAAAGGGAGGCAATCGGTTCTGGAAGAGCATTGGACTGGGCTTTAAAACACCCAGAGAGGCAATTGAAG GGACATATATTGATAAAAAGTGCCCATTTACTGGTACTGTTTCTATCAGAGGCCGCATACTTGCTGGCACTTGTCACAGTGCAAAGATGATGAGGACCATCATTGTTAGACGCAATTACcttcattttattaaaaaataccaGAG GTATGAGAAGCGGCACTCTAATATTCCAGCACACATATCCCCATGCTTCCGTGTGAAAGAGGGAGATCATGTTATTATTGGCCAATGCAG GCCTTTGTCCAAGACAGTGAGGTTCAATGTTTTAAAAGTGATTCCAGCTGGATCTTCTGGTGGTGGAAAGAAAGCTTTCACAGCCATGTGA